Proteins encoded by one window of Archaeoglobus veneficus SNP6:
- a CDS encoding DMT family transporter, which translates to MSLKFANPQGSLLALSSSVIWATYWILNLRDERDNTVKMFMNFIFGFVYTALAVALTSDITLPPAEGLVGSVYVGLFEMGITFLIWLNALKYSETTAQIANLIYLAPFISLLVIYFAVGEEILPSTVVGLVLIIGGILLTLNFDKKT; encoded by the coding sequence CTGAGCCTCAAATTTGCAAATCCTCAGGGCTCACTCTTAGCTCTGAGCAGTTCAGTAATCTGGGCCACTTACTGGATACTGAACCTGAGGGACGAACGGGATAACACCGTCAAGATGTTCATGAACTTCATATTCGGCTTTGTTTATACAGCGCTCGCAGTAGCTTTGACCTCAGACATAACACTCCCACCAGCAGAAGGTCTGGTTGGTAGTGTATACGTGGGTCTCTTTGAAATGGGAATTACGTTTTTAATCTGGCTTAACGCATTGAAGTACTCCGAAACCACCGCGCAGATTGCAAACCTTATTTATTTAGCTCCGTTCATCTCACTGCTCGTTATCTACTTTGCAGTTGGAGAGGAAATCCTACCTTCAACGGTTGTCGGGCTTGTTCTTATTATCGGAGGGATATTGCTAACTTTAAACTTTGATAAAAAAACCTAA